The Notolabrus celidotus isolate fNotCel1 chromosome 19, fNotCel1.pri, whole genome shotgun sequence DNA window cacacacacacacacacacacacacacacacatatgctctTCGATTCTGTCATTTCAAGAGAAAGTTGTTGAACTTGAGTTCAGTTTATTGAAAGTTGTTCTTCCCTGTTTGATATGAAGTCATTTCAATTATTCAACAACCTTTTTAATTTCAAGTTGTAATGTTTGGAGCATATAGAAGTCATAAAATACAGAGATTTATAGACAACAATAGAGTTTACTTAAAGCTAATTTATGAAATAAGATCTAGGagatgaataaagaaaaatgatCTAGATCAGACTAAAAAGGATACAAAGTCCATAAAACATCAAATCTAGGGGGCATTAGTTAATATAACTCACAATATAATACAATCCAGCTGACACTACTGCAAACTCAACTTTATCATCACAAGACAGATATAGATGAAAGTCTTTATGATAGTATCAATCAAACATGAACACTGTTTTATCTGTGAAGGCAATATTTATGGTCAATCTGTTGCATgcaattaagataagataagataagatatactttattggtcccccattgggggaaattcttttgttacagcagcttacaacacgggacatgAGAAtgcaacaatgtactaacatagttaaaaaatataataacaataataatagcaatgatacagataaaatagaatagaataaaataaaatagaatagaataaaatatggcaactattacgaatgtatacacactatgtacacttctatgtgataaatagataggtatgttattgcacggataaaattgcgccaggttatttaaaaacaactaaaattGCACTTCAATAGATAtttcaagggagacctggccaagacagtcagAAGCAGAAAACACAAGTTACAGACATAACCAAAGTACACTTTACAAGCACGTCTGTCGCAGAAAGAGCAATTACCTAGGAGGCAGTTGCAACAagatacactaaaaacaacaacattctaAAGATTCAACTTCAAAgtctttcattttacatttaaaacatgaagtgacaccagctccttgagtttcaagCCATTCTGCAATAAATTCCAGGCAGAGGGTGTAGAATACCTAAAAGCCCTTTTCCCAGTTTCTGTACGAGCTTGTGGGacagaaagcattaaaaagtcctGGTAACGCAGTGAGTACTGTCCAGCACTTTTCTGTGTGATAAAGACACAGAGGCAGTGTGGCAGCAGACCAATAATAGccttataaatgaaaatgtaccaaTGTACCAGCCTACTGGTCGCCAGTTTAGAGTTGATTCAACTACAAACCTTCCTCAAAGTTATGTTTTCCAGCTCTTTCTTAAGACAAAGTGTCAtttagattttgttttttttactaaattGGAGTGAAGAGTCCCACCAGGACATGACGTCAGGATTCTTAAATCAGATGAAATGTCAGTGACAAAATGTCTGTAACAAGTTCCCAAAGTGATAACTTCTTAGTCAAACCATCAGATGAAAAACCTTGAGATATCCCTCAACCTGAGGGAGGCTTTGTGTCGTCACATTTGAGAAACATGAAATCCTAACAAGATAAATCTCTCCCTTCCTCACCTTTCTCTCGTACACTTGACTTTGCAGGACCAGTTTGCAGCCCTCATGGCAGCGTGGACCAAAGGAGCAGTAGAGAAGATCCTGATGATGTTGACAGTGTCTCTGCATGAAGCTGAGGACGGCCCTGCTGCAGAGCAGAGGGCCGGGCTGAATGATGGAGCCAAACAGAGTGTGAAAGCAAAGGCTACAAAAACTGGATGTGCTGCCCGACCCATGAAGCGTAAGTCAGTGTTAGAGGCCATGAATAGACGTGTTGTGTTCACACACCGGACACTTTCTTTGTGACTTAAACAGCAGTTTGTGTTCTTGTTGTTATACGACAGGATTGAGAAGCTCTTTGGGAGAACACAAATCAGCTCCAACACAGGAGAGTGACCACGCATATCACAGAGGTATTTATCCACCTGCTACATTATATGATGTCTCCATTAAAGAAATACTCTCTCAGACTTGTATAAGCTACTTCATATCTGCATCAGTTTTGCTCAGCTTTGTACTAAATTTTGAAAAAGATTTGGAAAAAGTTTTCAGAAGCAATGAttgaaacatgtttgagtcTTTTTCAAAGGATACATCTGCTTGAAGCTTTTAGTGTCAGCCTCTCCTCCAAACATGCAGCCAGTATAAGCGTTCACTGTGTTTTTTCATGGTTAAAAGTTGCAAAACAAACTATTTAGTGAAACTATTTACATTAAATGTCTTCTAAATCTCTGTCTTTTGCCAAATATGGTAACTTGGTGGTGCTGAAACTATTTATATTTGGACCAGGCTTAGAGTCTGACACAGGTCTGGCTCCTCACttagacaactttaaaaaagctATACTGTTCTCTTTCTTGTTATAAATTttcctcatttacaatgacatcGCGTCGGTTatagtgacatttaaaaaacaaacaacaaacaaacaacaagtcATCAAGAGTTCgaaagtcatcaaataggataATTTGTGATTTGGAGATTGagaaaaattaaacataaaataaaataatacaaaaaaggtGGTGTAGGGGGTTGACTATAAAATGCACTAAAATAGGGAGGGACTGTTgattaaaattatacaataaatatacacaggTACACCGAGCTAAAACAGTTACAAAGGGGTTGAAAGGTTTAAAATCAAGTTTCTAAATTGTCCAAGAGGTAAAAGTACATTTAGTTCAAGATGCTGCTGTAATTTAttccaggagtcaggagcagagaagaaaaaaaaaagcagtctcTTAGATCAGTGGTTCTCATagtggggtcctaggacccctggAGATCTGCGAACCATAGTGTGGGGGTAGAggaaataattattaaaaaatgtctaataaattataaaactgTGAAACCAGCATATTGTGCCCATTACTCCCACCCTAGTTAGCTTAGGGCCAATAGAAACTGATATGATTGTGACACATCACATCAATTTTTTACATATCACTCATACACACTTCACTCCGGTCACAACTGTTCCTGTTACTACTTAGCTTTGCTTACTACCTCGTGAGAATggagccatttctaaatcagttcacatcgTCAAGTGATGATAAGcccaagctagctaaattaagacAATATGACGACAGGTATATAgtgtttggttttattgagaACAGTGATGGGAGACCAAAATGCGTCATGTGTCTTCAGGTGCTAACAAACGAAGCTATGAAGCCAGCCAAGCTAAAGCGACATCTGATCACAAAGCACCTGCAATATAAGGAACAAACTAAAGACTTTTTCAAGCAAAAGAGAGAGGAATACACccgccagaaaacacagatggtgaagtgttttctACTTaccactatggaacaggtctggaGTATTaagattgataagttttacaatacaaatagttccaaagGCATCTAaaagtgcaaatggtagtaagcatgtgcttaatctatgttacaattatgagggggtccttggaaaatgttctcacctgtaaggggtccctggccccaaaaagtttgagaacccctgtttTAGATAACTAATATTACCTTCAAAATAGAGCCTGAGGAGAAGTAATGGAAGACGTTTGAACATTTAAAGCAACCAAATGTTcaagaaacatgttttaacagTCATGTATGAAATCTTAGTTGTGTGGAGTAGTGTTCTAAATGTTTGTGATATCAAGTAAAAAAATCCTGTCTTAGTGAGTTCAGAACAGACTCTGTAGATACAGAATGGGATCCACTGCATTttacaaagatgaaaaaaaagcttGACATGAGTAGATTATTATATGAAGATAACAAATGATTGGTTAACGGCTGCTACTTTACATATAAATGACAGATATTTATGACATGCTAATTCAAACCCACACAGCCGTTAGTCTGATGCATGCACACAGAGGACCGGGACTAGTAGTTGTCTCTGTTCTCTTAAAAGTGACTTTTACccctattaaaaaaacaaggctTGTTTACTTTAGCGTTTTTTCAGTTACAATAAAAATGTGAGACAGTGAGGAGGTTTTAATTGGTTTCAGGTTTTTTGGTTGGTCTGAAGATGACAAAAATGTTTCCTGTTCATACTTCCTCCTCTTtagaagcaaaacaaaaagtttcttgatgtttttaatttcttctgagtgtttttgtttcttagtTTTAGCTGTGTTATTTCAACTTATGGagttatttctatttttttaagctGAAGCAGCCACAGAGGAGAGTAACTCTGGGTCTCTGTCTGAACCTGAAGCGGTCCTCACAGAGCAGAGCTCAGTGTTGGACTCCGGTGGAAGAGCAGATGTTGCCCTGGGTGAGTGTGTCCAGACTTCACCCAACACATCCAAAAACAAGAAGCCTACAGGCCCGTTTAAATGCCCATCCTGTGACAAGCTGTTCACTCTGAAGTGTATGATGGAAAGACACTACCTGATTCACTCCAAACCTCACCTCTGCTCTGAGTGCGGGAAACGTTTCTCTGTGCTGCGAGGACTTCACGCACACTCAAGACGCCACACCGGAGAGAAGCTTCACAAGTGTTCAGAGTGTGGGACGGAGTTCGCGCACAAGTCAACCTATGTCAGACACATGCGTCGTCACAGCCTGgtcaaaccacacacacacacgtgcacactgTGTGAGAACAAGTTCATCGGGGTTTTGGCGCTGCAGCGGCACAGGTGCAGCGCCTTAAAGAAGACCTTTATCTGCTCGCTTTGTCCAGAGACGTTCGAGTGCAGGCAGAGTTTGGCGGATCATGAGAATCTGCACTCAGGTAGCCGAGACTTTGTTTGTGAAATGTGTGGAGAcagtttcttctcctcctcgtcCCTGTCCACTCATCGAGTGACTCACATGCAGAAGAAAAACTGCTGCGACACGCTTGGTTTTGGAAGCAGTGACTTGAGCGTCCTCAGAAGCCACCTGAGCAAACACACCGGAGAGAAACTCTTCTCCTGTGAGGTGTGCGGTAAAGGCTGCAGCCACCGGAGCGCCCTGAAGCATCACATGCTGACCCACACGGGAGAGAGGCCGTACGTCTGTGAGACCTGTGGCAAACGCTGCGGCCACGCCAGTGCGCTCCAGAACCACATGAGGATTCACACCGGGAAGAAACCAGGCCTGCAACCGGTCTGTGACATCTGCGGCAAAAAATTCAGACGCACGGTCAACCTGAAATATCACATGAGCATCCACACGGGGGTGAAACCGTACGCCTGCGATCAGTGTGATAAAACCTTCAGCAACCCGAGCAACATGAAGCTGCACGCCATGATTCACACGAGGGTGAAGATGTACGGCTGCAACGTCTGCGGTCGGAGGTTCAATCAGGCGAGCGGCCTCAAGCAGCACAGACGGGTCCACACGGGGGAGTGGCGCTACAGCTGCCAGGTGTGTGGGAAGGGATACATGAACAGTGG harbors:
- the LOC117831076 gene encoding zinc finger protein 883-like; amino-acid sequence: MPLLTNMSSLEEFEGEISAVMETVLESAVKELRRLLELCSANAENTAEKERSKSASMKMSTGEKNQEQERQQETVTDELTDQFAALMAAWTKGAVEKILMMLTVSLHEAEDGPAAEQRAGLNDGAKQSVKAKATKTGCAARPMKRLRSSLGEHKSAPTQESDHAYHRAEAATEESNSGSLSEPEAVLTEQSSVLDSGGRADVALGECVQTSPNTSKNKKPTGPFKCPSCDKLFTLKCMMERHYLIHSKPHLCSECGKRFSVLRGLHAHSRRHTGEKLHKCSECGTEFAHKSTYVRHMRRHSLVKPHTHTCTLCENKFIGVLALQRHRCSALKKTFICSLCPETFECRQSLADHENLHSGSRDFVCEMCGDSFFSSSSLSTHRVTHMQKKNCCDTLGFGSSDLSVLRSHLSKHTGEKLFSCEVCGKGCSHRSALKHHMLTHTGERPYVCETCGKRCGHASALQNHMRIHTGKKPGLQPVCDICGKKFRRTVNLKYHMSIHTGVKPYACDQCDKTFSNPSNMKLHAMIHTRVKMYGCNVCGRRFNQASGLKQHRRVHTGEWRYSCQVCGKGYMNSGDFRRHQGEHLLQEGQTETLQ